ACTctgaaaatataatatcaatttgttgaaaaaactaaaaatttatatagaatAATTACTTTTAGTTTGTATGTGGTTTCGTATTATTATGGACATTGACACTGATATCAATGGATCGACATCGATGTTTAGCGGTAGCCCCTTACAGAAGTGCTTTGACGACAACTAGAGTATTGGTGGCAAGTTTGATGACATGGTTTATTGGttcattgatatttttacCAGTGGTATTTTGGTTTCAAATAAAGGTAATCGATATACGATGTGGTGAATAATCACTTAGTgtgatgaaataataatttcaaatggtttttttatgtttcagCTCATAGATGACTTAACTATCTGCACGCTGATATTTCcgataaatgaaattataaacgTATCACTCTGTTTCACCAttccaataataattatcgcgTGTTTATTGCCGATGTGCTTATTGGTTTATCATTACCAgagaatatttcaaaaaattattgacacgCGGAGTAGGTGGGCCGTTTCATGTGTCACTCAGGTGaggattattgatttattgatcATGTTTAATTTGTAGATATTCTGTTTCCTCTTGTttgagttgaaaatttttcctttatattttttggaaaataataaaaaattactaaagtgAAAATTAGAAAGTATGGTAGGTTTAgtcgtgtaaaaaatttgattctctTTTATTTGAGTACCCAGATCACTAGAttttgactttaaaaaaattttgaaattttcgatttaaaaataaaaattggagTTTATGCTCAGTAATGACTAATTTTGTATTGATGAGTAAATGTCCTCTAGTTTAagtacccacatcactatatttcaacttcaaaaaaaatttgaaaattaaaaattgtttttttttttaaagttgaaatttatggttatgaatatttttgtgtTATTCGATAAATTTCCTGTAGTTTGAGGtcctattttaatatatttttacaaaaaatcaaaacttaaaaattttttgatttttgtaattaacatatcaaaacaaaaattcatattcagTATGCATTAATTAAGATAATTCACAAAATTTCCTCTTGTTTGAGTACCCTCATGCCCATAATtagtttccaaaaaaaaagctgaatttttcaaaaattttttttttttccaaaaccattttttttgcattttacGCCTAATTTCCTCTCGTTTGAATACCGACACCcctatgtaaaaaaaatttttcaaaattactaagttatcaaaaatttttttacaggcTCAAGATCCAACGAGACGTGACTCTGAGCTATCAGTAGTAGGAACACTGGTACCATGGGCCGGAAGAAAATCGTCTGCAGCCTCAGTATCAAGCCGACAAGGACGCGCCGGTAGTTTATCACAACACGAAGAAATACGTTTGCATAAACATTTAAGAGTTGTTAGAATTTTATTGCTCAATGTGTTTGCGGTATTATTAATGTGGTTaccaataacaataataatgttattgatatatttagaCGGTCGTCGACCACCAGCGAATAccaatgattattttttacgatCACATCATTTTATATGGACATTAATTATTGCCCAATTTAATACAGTAATAAATCCATTACTGTACGGAGTattatcagaaaattttcgttcgTGTTTTGTTAAAATGTGTCGACGTAATAATACGAGTGGAAGTGAAAGACCAAGTGGTGGTTGTGTCACAGGTGGTAATTATCCTTGTGCAAATCCAAACTCAAAATCacgtaaaaattcaaaatcacttgAAATAATCCAAAATCGTTTACGTAGAAGTACACGTAGAAATAATAGTTttaagaatattaataaaatacaatcgAAAAAAAGTTCTAGTAGCATTGGCAGTATTATTGAAGTACCCgccgaaaaaatttaatgtgatcatttttatatttgttgttatttgaattttttttgttttatttttgaattggttgtgatttatcaaaaattgaagGTAAATTATTGTAACTGACATTATTCCACgtagtttgagtacccacatcaatatatttagaagcaaaaatttattttgaaaaatttaaattaagaattttgaaaaaattttcgttgaAGGGAATATGGTGATGTGGGTATTCAAACAACGTGGAATTGCGCCAGGAAAAAAATctcagtatttatttttgtaaaaaaagttaattagtGCCGAAtcaatggaaaaattaatttatataaattttaaatatttaaattactttgtaaattaagtataaattatttttaaccctAGGGCCTGCAAAAGAAATTGATTTCCTCTAGTTCAAGTACCCACATGttgatatttcagaaaaaaaaatttttttttaatttttacctgtagttttttgaaaaaaatttttttttcaaacttattgctgtgggtactcattcttCGCGGAAGGACATTTGTAATCATTCTCTAGGGTTTATTTCATGGAAAAATGTCATTTTAGtgcaataatttgaaaattttattttatacagaCGAAAATGtccaattaataattataaattaactaaataataagttattatgtaaaattttgtacACTAATCAGTAGTAATAAAggtgttttataaataaaagaaatgaaataattaataaattaaaaaaaaattaaggtaAAGATTGAAAAGACTGTTTAATCTCGTTTGTTTACGTCTCTGTGTATATCTTAAAATAGATATGCattgttattgttaatttaCTGACGCAATTTAGCCTTCTACTGGGTTACATTGATTTGACGTTTTGTTTACGGGAAATGctataaaattaatgttaaaataCTGAAGTTAATGCTCAAGTTCGAGTTTTACTATACAGGCCTACGTGTAGACATAATCTATTTATACGTAAAAACGTCCTTTGGCCAAATGTGCCGCGTCTCACTTTGAcataaaagtcaaaaaatctCTTTGTaatattcttgaaaattcgaaacttaaataaataaataactcacTAAATAGACTtctaagattttatttttacttatatattcatatgtttatatttgttatactgcgttttattgttatattttttggaatccatttttaaaattatgagtatataaatattacagcTGATTCATGTCCCTGTAGAATGAATACCCACATCACTACTTTTTAGAatccaaaatttataataacaatttttgattttgtttttttgaaaattcatatttattctaatatatcgatgtgggtatTCAATCAACACAGAATCGTATCAGAAACTCGAGTCTgctgtttaattttatataaaaaaaaattggaaactttatatatatttatttattttttataaaaattttacaatctaaatatttttactcttaattataattaactgcaaaaaaataattatagtattatatctaaatttttgattttcatatatttctttttattagtcaatttttttttaattttgatgctACATTCGAATAACTGGGACAATTTCCTGTAgaaagagtacccacatcactatgtttcaaaatcaaaaatttattcaaaaattttatcgactcGAAATATATCCATGTGAGTACTCAATCAACTCGTCATCGCACAACCGTAAAAAATATCAGCTTCTTTCAAACCCAAAAcctcaacacaaaaaaataaatcacctTTTCTCCAGCTCCGAAatcaaaaatctttaatttcACGTCTCAAACTCTTCTTAACACCgcagattttattaaaatttttatcttcatctCGAAAACTTCTTAAGGTTCCCAATTtggtgtttaaaaaatttttttttttctccattaaTCCCttgatattttctttttctttcgcACTTGTTTTCTTCACACAATTCTTGACTATAAACCAGGGATCATTTTCTTCAACGAGTGTAACCAAATCCACAGTAATGTCCGCAGTCGCATCGAAATAATCAACTGGCAGCGGAATTTCAGCTCCAACTTCTCCATCCTCAATGATTTGCATACTAAAAAATTCCTGGCCCTTACAATCAACAGCGACATGAATCCAACAATCTCTAGGTAACGCGCACTCAAAACaagctttcaaaaaaatacaacaaCTTGTTCTTTCaacccaaatttttttcactcccaccAATTTACTTTTGTgcgcataaatatttattctcttCAATTTATCCTGTTCTATTAATAACTTATCATTATGTTCCTTCAATTGCTTCGATAAATCACAaatattatcaacaataacTGTCGTTCCACTGCACATACTCGCtcttaattcaaaaaattcatcttctgaatttcccgccattttttcaaatttaaatttaaattctgtttCAATTACCGCCAATTCACCTGCGCTTTTGAgaccataaattttattgtcatatattttaacgTCGTTTAATTGATCATTAATGCAACTCACGTAATTAATTACACCGgtacttatttttaaagtaacaaaatatattttgtcaCTACCAATaaccaaatttataaaatcctcATTACCGTCGATAAAACCCGCGCAATTATTAACatcgtaattaaaaaaaatttttttaaaaatataattaccgGTAATTAAAAtcagcaattttttatttgttgtttttaataataaattatttattttattattattatttttaattaaaataaaatcagttaATGAGTAATTagatgtaaaaattaattgcgttttattatttattaatttaaataataaattattaaaagtaattaaacaaatttcattatcatcaaaaatattttttaaattatttgttatttcatttgaatcgatttttatacaatttatatcgattgttgataaattcgatatattaattatttgttgagTCGATTGATCGATTAATTGTGAACTCGATGGATCGTTTCCTTGTGATTTCGATAAATCGATATTTTGCgatttcgatatatcgatttttggtaaatttgaattttgaatttttgaaaaattttttttctgggattGCGACAAATCGATCTTCGATTTCGATGTATCGAATATTGATGGTTTCGATGTATtgattgttgataattttgatgTATCGATAGTAgaattcgatatatcgattgtTGTATCAAATGAatcgatattatttttattattatttaaataaaataattcagttgaatatttttgttgtttgTCTTGCaaatataagtaattatttttaataattaatattttataaaattctgtCGTAATATCGAGTGCTGTTGTACTTAACGATGCAAatatattactattattatttacaaatttataaatacctCGAGGcctacaaataataaatattcttcCGTTAAaactttctatttttttaatttcatttggCGCccttattattttgtaatttgaatttgaatttttatctgcTGGAGTCGCTGCTGACGTTGAAGTTGAAGCTGTTGTTGATGTCGAAGTTAAAGATGAtaaaggaaaataaataaaatcatcattttcCCAAATGAAAACTGTCAGttcatttttgtaatcaagaatttcaaaatattttccttGGAAATTCGGACATGTCgtttttataatcattatttatttattaatttcaactgTCCATAgtattaactaattattaaacACTTATTTTTCACacgtaattattaatgatgttaattaaatattcacttgtgaaaattaaatttttttccttgacAAATGcgctgaatttttttcttttttaacaaccggttaattttaatttcaggTTAGGAATGAATCGATACCCGGTTTTAAAGTCCACAAGAagtttgattttatatatcgAGATATGAGTATCGATATTTTAACCTTATTTGGAAACAATAAtaagatatttaataataaccaTAACTTATGTGATAAACaattgttgtaatttttttatttatacgaataaatttttaaaaaattcaattcttcaGTAAttgaatagtttttatttttgattttagttgtaataataataataaccagtgttttaaaaaagtgttgataaatattgtaagtaaagaaattgtttaataatttttgttttttattaattataaaaataattattacaatggcttttaattatgaattaaagaattttcaattaattatgaaatttaatttcttatcaaattttgtaggttacaaattttaattatttttattattgtaataatttttttaaaatgataataataaaaagaattgATCATtactatgattattattagtattattattgctattattgttattattcaaatctaataaaataaatgaaaaatttatatttaactaaAGATAACTCTGAAACTATaaagtttacataaaaatataaagaatacttttttttagaaaatttaatttcctataaatttattcatataaatttttatcgtatctctgatagtttagctttaatttaaataaaatgtatccaatataataaataattgagtgtaatagaaatttataaaatgtttaaattaaaataatgactaAACTAATACAGATacgacaaaaatatttataataaattttatagacaatcacattatcgaaaaaaaagtcactATGACTTTAAACATAAACTCAATAGTTTGTgagatattataattaaaagcaAAGTCTAATtgctattaatatttatttttattttattgttgtttaatttttaatcataacttggtaattattgagtttaagtgaaaatatacataatacttttttatagataatttaatgCTATATAAATTtggttatataaatttttaacgtaTCTTTGATAGCTTggctttaatttttattttaagtattagttaaataaattaaaaaattattattattattaataaaaaaaaatatgtaattttataaaaattaaaatacttacttgttgataaatattgaaaCATTGTTAACATTAATTGGGGTGAAATATGTATACGTTGACTATCTTTTTTCTCAGCAAATACTGTAAAATCTGGTAATTTTGGACGATTATTTAATCTCCTACGTTTGCTTCTATTATCagctgtaattaaaatatttttattttttgttaaatacaaaattttaagggTGTCAGTAGATTAAGAGATAAAAGCCACAAAAGAAGAAAGACTCACTAAAAACATTAGTATAAATTTggctatataaatttttaacatatctTTGAttgcttaaatttaatttttattttaaatactaattattatcatttttgataaaaaaacatattaataattattcaaatttttctagatcaataaagtataaaataaaaagtaatcattgaattaaaatgtatGAAATTGATAgcgataataatataaataatgaagaaACATTACGAACATTCaaagaattgttattaataactcAGGATGATGAAGATTTTGAAACAACGTCATCTGTAGAACaagtaatattatttattttattattctgacttcaataaataatatttatatatgtaagtatattattatttgattattattcaaGGAAGCTGTTGAAGAAAGTTGTTTACAATTATATAAGGTCGCTGAGGACCCAAAATTATTACGTGGCCGTCATTTGTCCtggttaaaaaaatcattaaacaaattatCTGAAGGCTACgaggtaaatttatttctagtGAACTTCATTTTTCTTATGAACTATCAAGTTGatcgaaaaaatcaatcaatacttttttgtagccaattaaatttcctaaaaattttttcttataagtttttttcatatctcTGCTAATTAATCCACAATTtctaattaaacttaaaaaaattactggatTAAAACATTCAATGTATGAAtccaatattaaaaattaaaatttcatgtaaactatcaaagttttcaaaaaaagtaatcagtacttttttgtagctaattaaatttcctaaaaaatctttcctatacatttttttcatatctctACTAACTAATGCACTACAGTCattcaaagtaaaaattaaaaaaaattaaacttgaatatccgattcattattaaaaaaaaatttattttaacaaaaattatatatatattttttctagtgtTTAGATTGCAGTAGACCATGGTTATGTTATTGGTCATTACATGCATTAAATCTATTAGGGGAACAATTACATGaagaagataataaaaaagttattaattttttatctaaatgtcAAGATCCTTTGGGAGGTTTTGGGGGTGGGCCGAGTCAATTTCCTCATTTAGCATCAACTTATGCTGCTGTTTGTGCATTATGTACTATTACAAGTAAAGAAGCATATGATGCTATTGATAGGTAAgtaatttaagttaattaataaattactaaatcagtaaattaattttttttactttttttttttttttaggaaaggATTAGTCCGTTTTTTTCGTACGTTAAAATTTGCAGATGGAAGTTTTTCGATGCATAGAGACGGCGAGCTTGATATCAGAGGAGTTTATTGTGCGATTGCTGTCGCTAAATTAACAAATGTTTACACGGAAGAGCTTTTTAAGGGCACAGATGACTGGATTTCGAGGTGCCAGACCTGGGAAGGCGGGTTTGGAGGTTGTCCAGGCATGGAGGCGCATGGTGGTTACACTTACTGTGGTCTCGCGTCGTTAGTTTTGATGGGAAAAGTTGATAAATGTGATCTATCATCGTTACTGGTGAGATTAATCAGTATTTCTTTATATTACGTGAGctgagaatattttttaatataattgacTGTAGGAAAGTGTAGAGATCGCTGAGACAAgtagaatgagtacccacatcaaaaGGTTTGggtcaagttttttttttgaaaattagaaatttcaaaaaaatttttttttgaaacatagTGGTGTGGGTACTCTTTAGAGAGGGAATTGTACTGGGAATGTTATTTTGATGGATTTGGAGATGGAAAGTAAGTgtgagaattattattatgattatttatgatattcaatttttcagaGATGGttagtaaataaacaaatgaaattAGAAGGAGGTTTTCAAGGGCgtacaaataaattagttgATGGCTGTTACTCATTTTGGCAAGGAGCTTCATTTCCTTTAATAAGTGCTATTTTAtctaaggaaaaaaattattttaattcaaataattactgGCTGTTCGATCAAAAAGCACTGCAAGAATATATTCTTGTTTGCTGTCAAAATCCTTACGGTGGATTTTTAGACAAACCCAAAAAGTACGTAAgcctacaaaaataattaccctaattattgctattattatttttttttatcaacattaattacgtcataaaaataaatatgagtatCTTTCTACTGAGGTAATTTCCTCTcatttgagtacccacatgaccATATTTCctcgcaaaaaattttcaaatttttttttttggttttatcaCAATTTTGAATGTTACTCAAAATAtagtcatgtgggtactcaaaaaAGAGGAAATTTAACcctcaatacaaaaaaattatttattttaataaaaaaagaaattgtgtTACAGAAATCgtgatatttatcatacatGTTATGTACTAAGTGGTCTCTCGATAGCTCAGAATTCACCTACCCCAACTATTCTAGGCCAACGGTACATAAATTTGGTTGAATCGACTCATCCACTCTACAATCTAGTATCTCCTTGTGTCACCAAggctataaattattttgataaactGCCAATACctgactaaaataaatttttaaaaaaagtttattaaagaGTTTATTAAAATCCTTATGATGGACCAACAATTAAATGAGCAACATTCAAAATGCCAAttgtattgaatttaaaattttcactatttaattattattgatgtattgatattaattaagtatttgttgataaataaataaataaaaattttatatttattatatttttacaatatcaCCTTAGTTATCAAAATAATAGATCTAGACGTTTTGGTCcctggacaaaatatccccaggGCAAAATATCCTCAGGACAAAAtgtatttagataaatttttacaacattttttttttcatttttttcaaaatttttttgttattttcgttttatataaaaaatacttgtctgggtatttaaataaaaagaaatttgataTTCAGTGATAAAAAaccgataaaatttttttccaaaatcaaAATATGAGTCCGTCAGTACTTAAACTAAAGGAAATTACCTTTTTTACAAAGATATCATAATATGGTGGCCACAGATTTTTGAGATTGAAATTCCTTGACTTTTCCAGGTATTCTAGtcaaacaattcaaaaattccctgactatgtgtagtaatattaaatcattacaaatatttatttaatttaaaataaaatgatataagTCAGTTTAATCAGTTATTAATCATTGTCATCAAATGAACGTAGTGTCTAAAGATACAGAAGAAAAACCTGTGTTCGGAATAGCCTACCGTATGACACGTTATCGTGCTGCATGCTTATCCCTTAATCAATCCCACCTATTTCTGTACACTTATCCGCGtcgttaaatgaaacttttttttattacatgtcaattgtttttttttttatttattaaaagaataattttttatttttgattttaaatccATGTTTTCATATAACTtactctataataaaatataaataaatttttcattttcactagaataaatttcataaataagaatatttcatagaatattaataaagtattaatgaagtacgcgaataataaatatattgaaacttattagttcattaattatatatacatttaatgtttttagttttttaacttgtcaATGTAGATGTTAATAGCTTGAAGATCCTGGCGATTAGTTGctactaagactttttttttctaacagcctTGGTAATTCTAACTGCTTCATATTTTCGCTATTggaatcaatttttaataatttttttttcaagatagATTTACAACCGCATTCACGCCGCGTCACTTTTTGAACAGTTTCaaagaaaactaaatttatcggattttttcattgaaaagaaagtgaaaattttttcagctttgtgacgaaattccctgacttttccagtatatttataattccctgacttttccagGTTTTCCAGAAATGTGGCCACCATGTCTTTGGACGGAatgtatttgaataaatttttacagtatttttttttttcatttttttgttattttcgtttcacataaaaaatacttgtctgggtattcaaataaaaagatatttgatattcagtaataaaaaaccgataaaaatttttttttccaaaatcaaAATATGAGCCCGTCAGTATTTAAACTAACGGAAATTACCTTCCTTACAAAgatatcataatttaatttaattttgaatccaGAATAAGTAACAGTAAATAGTAATAGACTTTTTACTttatagtttaaattatttattttaacattctacaattttaatatttattatttatacacttAAGACAAcacgaacatttttttaaaatttaacttaaacgaaaaaaatttttttgtttattaacaaaaaaaaaaaaaaaaaaataaattgtacaaTTCATTATTGTTCATTAACGGaatgatatttaatatattatttttaactttgctatcttaaattatttacacgaAAATacttcataataataataattgttattatcattagattaaatatatcttataatttttttaaattatatttttattaaaacattcAAATCTCGATGGTTTTCCCATtctgcaacaaaaaaataattaaattaaatttccaattttcccAACTGacataactataaaaaaaattttttttatgaatttaaataaatatcatatgGTTACtgatcaaaaaatttcctaataaatgagtacccacatcactatGCTtcgtttccaaaaaaaattcaaaaatttttttgaaaactcaaaaatcgttttttttaaaaacatgcGTGTGACCACTCAATCGACTCAGAACCTAATTATGAGTCtaaaaataagtgtaaaataattatattaataattttcaaaattggagtttccaaaatttttttgtttttgagtataatcatgtgggtactcaaactagaGGAAATCGTCTCTGGGACGAAAAAATCGaggtatatttttataaaaatttatctgtaaatgatgataacaaaatataatctCGTGGAGAAAAACAATCAATAGCGTCTTACCCATTCACGTGACATAAGCAATAATGTGGCATTAGACAATTTGGGACCAATTAGTGGATTCATCTGAGCCATGTAGCAGCATAACCAGCTAAATTAACACAacaattaaatagtttataaataaatt
The DNA window shown above is from Microplitis mediator isolate UGA2020A chromosome 1, iyMicMedi2.1, whole genome shotgun sequence and carries:
- the LOC130677031 gene encoding free fatty acid receptor 4-like, yielding MDNDVNSSYLFGHDDTWGEREFFTYYSEFGDRNGSSAVEVIILAITFVVAVIANFGIAVCVLSYKEMRTPTNLCLVNLAAADLLFALGVPAVAYTRLTQSWRLGDIVCRLLPYSQFVCGFVLLWTLTLISMDRHRCLAVAPYRSALTTTRVLVASLMTWFIGSLIFLPVVFWFQIKLIDDLTICTLIFPINEIINVSLCFTIPIIIIACLLPMCLLVYHYQRIFQKIIDTRSRWAVSCVTQAQDPTRRDSELSVVGTLVPWAGRKSSAASVSSRQGRAGSLSQHEEIRLHKHLRVVRILLLNVFAVLLMWLPITIIMLLIYLDGRRPPANTNDYFLRSHHFIWTLIIAQFNTVINPLLYGVLSENFRSCFVKMCRRNNTSGSERPSGGCVTGGNYPCANPNSKSRKNSKSLEIIQNRLRRSTRRNNSFKNINKIQSKKSSSSIGSIIEVPAEKI
- the LOC130677006 gene encoding uncharacterized protein LOC130677006, with protein sequence MIIKTTCPNFQGKYFEILDYKNELTVFIWENDDFIYFPLSSLTSTSTTASTSTSAATPADKNSNSNYKIIRAPNEIKKIESFNGRIFIICRPRGIYKFVNNNSNIFASLSTTALDITTEFYKILIIKNNYLYLQDKQQKYSTELFYLNNNKNNIDSFDTTIDISNSTIDTSKLSTINTSKPSIFDTSKSKIDLSQSQKKNFSKIQNSNLPKIDISKSQNIDLSKSQGNDPSSSQLIDQSTQQIINISNLSTIDINCIKIDSNEITNNLKNIFDDNEICLITFNNLLFKLINNKTQLIFTSNYSLTDFILIKNNNNKINNLLLKTTNKKLLILITGNYIFKKIFFNYDVNNCAGFIDGNEDFINLVIGSDKIYFVTLKISTGVINYVSCINDQLNDVKIYDNKIYGLKSAGELAVIETEFKFKFEKMAGNSEDEFFELRASMCSGTTVIVDNICDLSKQLKEHNDKLLIEQDKLKRINIYAHKSKLVGVKKIWVERTSCCIFLKACFECALPRDCWIHVAVDCKGQEFFSMQIIEDGEVGAEIPLPVDYFDATADITVDLVTLVEENDPWFIVKNCVKKTSAKEKENIKGLMEKKKNFLNTKLGTLRSFRDEDKNFNKICGVKKSLRREIKDF
- the LOC130677042 gene encoding protein farnesyltransferase subunit beta, whose translation is MYEIDSDNNINNEETLRTFKELLLITQDDEDFETTSSVEQEAVEESCLQLYKVAEDPKLLRGRHLSWLKKSLNKLSEGYECLDCSRPWLCYWSLHALNLLGEQLHEEDNKKVINFLSKCQDPLGGFGGGPSQFPHLASTYAAVCALCTITSKEAYDAIDRKGLVRFFRTLKFADGSFSMHRDGELDIRGVYCAIAVAKLTNVYTEELFKGTDDWISRCQTWEGGFGGCPGMEAHGGYTYCGLASLVLMGKVDKCDLSSLLRWLVNKQMKLEGGFQGRTNKLVDGCYSFWQGASFPLISAILSKEKNYFNSNNYWLFDQKALQEYILVCCQNPYGGFLDKPKKNRDIYHTCYVLSGLSIAQNSPTPTILGQRYINLVESTHPLYNLVSPCVTKAINYFDKLPIPD